Proteins encoded in a region of the Globicephala melas chromosome 1, mGloMel1.2, whole genome shotgun sequence genome:
- the GNAT2 gene encoding guanine nucleotide-binding protein G(t) subunit alpha-2, giving the protein MGSGASAEDKELAKRSKELEKKLQEDADKEAKTVKLLLLGAGESGKSTIVKQMKIIHQDGYSPEECLEYKAIIYGNVLQSILAIIRAMPTLGIDFAEASCVDDGRQLNNLADSIEEGTMPPELVEVIKKLWKDSGVQACFDRAAEYQLNDSASYYLNQLDRITAPDYLPNEQDVLRSRVKTTGIIETKFSVKDLNFRMFDVGGQRSERKKWIHCFEGVTCIIFCAALSAYDMVLVEDDEVNRMHESLHLFNSICNHKFFAATSIVLFLNKKDLFEEKIKKVHLSICFPEYDGNNSYEDAGNYIKSQFLDLNMRKDVKEIYSHMTCATDTQNVKFVFDAVTDIIIKENLKDCGLF; this is encoded by the exons ATGGGGAGTGGAGCCAGTGCTGAGGACAAAGAACTGGCCAAGAGGTCCAAAGAGCTAGAAAAGAAGCTGCAGGAGGATGCTGACAAGGAAGCCAAGACCGTCAAGCTGCTATTGCTGG GTGCTGGGGAGTCAGGAAAGAGCACTATCGTCAAACAGATGAA GATCATTCATCAGGATGGCTATTCACCAGAAGAATGCCTGGAGTACAAGGCCATCATCTATGGGAATGTGCTACAGTCCATCCTGGCTATCATCCGGGCCATGCCCACGCTGGGCATTGACTTTGCTGAAGCAAGCTGTGTG GATGATGGGCGACAGCTCAACAACCTGGCTGACTCCATTGAGGAGGGCACTATGCCTCCCGAGCTGGTGGAGGTCATCAAGAAGTTGTGGAAGGATAGTGGGGTGCAAGCCTGCTTTGACAGAGCTGCAGAGTACCAGCTCAATGACTCGGCATCCTA CTACCTGAATCAATTAGACCGAATTACAGCCCCTGACTACCTCCCTAATGAGCAAGATGTGCTACGATCCAGAGTCAAAACCACAGGCATCATTGAGACCAAGTTTTCTGTCAAAGACTTGAACTTCAG GATGTTTGATGTGGGAGGGCAGAGATCAGAGAGAAAGAAGTGGATCCACTGCTTTGAGGGAGTCACCTGCATCATTTTCTGTGCAGCCCTCAGTGCCTATGATATGGTGCTGGTGGAAGATGACGAAGTG AATCGTATGCATGAGTCACTGCACCTGTTCAACAGTATATGCAACCACAAGTTCTTTGCGGCTACTTCCATTGTCCTCTTTCTCAACAAGAAGGACCTCTTTGAGGAAAAAATCAAGAAAGTCCATCTCAGCATTTGTTTTCCAGAGTATGATG GGAACAACTCTTACGAGGATGCAGGGAATTATATCAAGAGTCAATTCCTTGACCTCAACATGAGAAAAGATGTCAAAGAAATCTACAGTCACATGACCTGTGCCACAGACACCCAGAATGTCAAATTTGTATTTGATGCAGTTACAGATATTATTATCAAAGAAAACCTCAAGGACTGTGGACTCTTCTAA